One window of Deinococcus cellulosilyticus NBRC 106333 = KACC 11606 genomic DNA carries:
- the minC gene encoding septum site-determining protein MinC: MKLRGTLSGLSLLLESKDNLESLDTQLKERAQVLSRAQVSIEIEQDIPWVLIEHAQSLLTELGAELKSIRPAISARSTAQTTPTSTASAPSTPAPAASPQPSKPILPQQTRILTQQLRSGMRIEHPGSLVVVGDVNPGVELIADGDVIVTGALRGMAHAGANGNETSVIWARPIASPQIRIGKAVARAPEGKVMDTMRRNENFDAEMARLENDHIVIEIVKSSKH; encoded by the coding sequence AAGACAACCTCGAGAGCCTGGACACCCAGCTGAAAGAAAGGGCCCAGGTGCTCTCCAGGGCCCAGGTCTCCATTGAAATTGAACAGGACATTCCCTGGGTGCTGATCGAACACGCCCAGAGCCTCCTCACCGAACTGGGCGCAGAGCTGAAAAGCATCCGGCCTGCCATCAGTGCCCGCAGCACTGCACAGACAACACCAACTTCTACAGCCTCTGCCCCTTCAACACCTGCACCTGCAGCCTCACCTCAGCCCAGCAAACCCATCCTCCCCCAGCAGACCCGCATTCTGACCCAGCAATTGCGATCTGGCATGCGCATCGAGCACCCGGGAAGCCTGGTTGTGGTTGGAGATGTGAACCCTGGCGTGGAACTCATTGCAGACGGTGATGTGATCGTCACTGGCGCTTTGCGAGGCATGGCACACGCAGGCGCCAACGGCAATGAAACCAGCGTGATCTGGGCCAGACCCATTGCCTCACCGCAAATCCGCATCGGCAAGGCGGTGGCCCGAGCCCCTGAAGGCAAGGTCATGGACACCATGCGCCGCAACGAGAACTTCGATGCAGAGATGGCACGTCTGGAAAACGACCACATCGTGATTGAGATTGTGAAGTCGAGCAAGCACTGA
- the rimP gene encoding ribosome maturation factor RimP has product MNLESIAVNILEPLGFEVLEVQVQNAQRSPIVVVRIDRLDEQPVTTEDLQLCSQTLGLEFDRLDPIKKEYRLEFESPGPKRPLKRARHFERMLGLKAKVRSSLENFTAPIKEVNGDLVTFDHGEEGITLRIGEFQANLAEFPDRHR; this is encoded by the coding sequence GTGAATCTTGAGAGCATCGCCGTCAACATCCTGGAACCTCTTGGGTTCGAGGTTCTGGAAGTTCAGGTGCAAAATGCACAGCGCAGCCCGATTGTTGTGGTGCGCATTGATCGCCTGGACGAGCAGCCTGTGACCACCGAGGACCTGCAACTGTGCAGCCAGACCCTCGGTCTGGAGTTTGACCGTCTGGACCCCATCAAGAAGGAATACCGTCTGGAGTTTGAATCTCCCGGTCCCAAACGTCCTTTGAAGCGGGCACGTCACTTCGAGCGCATGCTGGGCCTGAAAGCCAAAGTGCGTTCCAGTTTGGAAAATTTCACCGCGCCCATCAAAGAGGTGAACGGTGACCTGGTGACTTTTGATCACGGTGAAGAGGGCATCACCCTGCGCATTGGCGAGTTTCAGGCCAACCTCGCAGAGTTCCCCGACCGCCACCGTTAA
- the nusA gene encoding transcription termination factor NusA, translating to MNREFLDALNDLAVARNIDKGQLITAFEEALQQAYTRNVEPEKRIEVHLDAQSGELEVLIVREVVEKVEDENKQISLADALELDPEVEIGMEMEFPVEREKFTRIALQATKQVLTQRMREAERNIVFNEYKDREGEVLTASVVRMDNKGNVFVELGHGEAILPPKEQIPGERLLNGNRVKVYLKEVKKTNRGPSILVSRADERLLDYLLKQEIPEVAENIVEVKSIAREAGQRSKVAVFSRNPNVDPIGACIGHRGNRIQAITGELGKERVDVILWDANPREFIRNALSPAKAAFIEVDADKKEATVTVMPDQLSLAIGKGGQNVRLAAKLTSFKIDLRETKAISDLDAAMLQAAEQGEKQTTGASTGAARAAFDALFKDSKSVASATPEGDVDLKD from the coding sequence GTGAACAGAGAATTTTTGGATGCGCTCAATGATCTGGCCGTTGCCCGCAACATCGACAAGGGCCAATTGATCACGGCTTTTGAAGAGGCCCTGCAGCAGGCCTACACCCGCAACGTGGAGCCCGAGAAGCGCATTGAAGTGCACCTCGATGCCCAGAGCGGCGAACTTGAAGTGCTGATTGTCCGTGAAGTGGTGGAGAAAGTCGAGGATGAGAACAAGCAGATCTCTCTGGCAGATGCGCTTGAACTCGACCCTGAAGTGGAAATCGGCATGGAAATGGAGTTTCCCGTCGAGCGTGAGAAATTCACCCGCATCGCCCTGCAGGCCACCAAGCAGGTGCTGACCCAGCGCATGCGTGAAGCCGAGCGCAACATCGTGTTCAACGAGTACAAGGACCGCGAAGGCGAAGTCCTGACTGCTTCTGTGGTCCGGATGGACAACAAGGGCAACGTCTTTGTGGAACTTGGACACGGCGAAGCCATCCTGCCTCCCAAAGAGCAGATTCCTGGCGAGCGCCTGCTGAACGGCAACCGCGTGAAGGTCTACCTGAAAGAAGTCAAGAAGACCAACCGTGGCCCCAGCATTCTGGTGTCCCGTGCCGATGAGCGCCTGCTGGACTACCTGCTGAAACAGGAAATCCCTGAAGTCGCCGAAAACATCGTGGAAGTGAAATCCATTGCCCGTGAAGCCGGACAGCGCTCCAAGGTGGCCGTGTTTTCCCGCAACCCCAACGTGGACCCCATCGGTGCCTGCATTGGTCACCGTGGCAACCGCATTCAGGCCATCACTGGCGAACTGGGCAAAGAGCGTGTGGACGTGATCCTGTGGGACGCCAACCCCAGAGAGTTCATCCGCAACGCCCTCTCCCCTGCCAAGGCCGCTTTCATTGAAGTGGATGCCGACAAGAAGGAAGCCACCGTCACTGTGATGCCGGATCAGCTTTCTCTGGCCATTGGTAAAGGTGGACAGAACGTGCGTCTGGCCGCCAAACTGACCAGCTTCAAGATCGACCTGCGCGAAACCAAGGCCATCAGTGACCTGGACGCCGCCATGCTGCAGGCCGCCGAACAGGGCGAAAAACAGACCACCGGAGCCAGCACCGGGGCCGCCCGTGCTGCCTTCGATGCCCTCTTCAAAGATTCCAAATCTGTTGCCAGTGCCACCCCAGAGGGTGACGTGGACCTGAAGGATTAA
- a CDS encoding DUF448 domain-containing protein — protein MSFTPERTCVACRKKRPQSEMLRFRKSSEGWVMQDEDRFGRGAYVCADSPACWNEKKLRRLGRSSQRLSEQLNTRRS, from the coding sequence ATGTCTTTTACGCCCGAGCGCACCTGCGTTGCCTGCCGCAAGAAACGTCCGCAAAGCGAAATGCTTCGCTTCCGGAAGTCTTCTGAAGGCTGGGTCATGCAGGATGAGGACAGGTTCGGGCGGGGCGCTTACGTGTGTGCAGACTCCCCTGCCTGCTGGAATGAGAAAAAACTCCGGCGTCTTGGCAGGAGTTCTCAGCGCCTGAGCGAACAACTGAATACCAGGAGGTCTTGA
- the infB gene encoding translation initiation factor IF-2 has product MSKVRIYTLAKELGLDNQKMLDVLNDLGVNYKSASSTIDDDIVELIRAMVAEEQAPKQPTKKEDAAKAEDDGGIPLRAPVVTIMGHVDHGKTSLLDYIRKTKVAAKEAGGITQHVGAFEAKTSRGKIVFIDTPGHEAFTSIRARGAKVADIAIIVVAADDSIMPQTREAVAHAKAANIPLIVAINKMDLPGADPQKVKNDLMALGLVPEEFGGQTITAEISAKTGAGVEELLEYISLIAELEEFRADPNGEFKGVVVEAKVDKQAGVLTNIMVQEGQLNVSDFLVVGENYGKVKAMVDSYGERIKKAGPSTPVQILGFSEVPQSGEMVVSAKNEHEAREIVAKRVSERREAEEAASTRRKFSLNDVFGALEGETREVNLILRADTQGSLEAIQGILARKKTDDLNINVMLAGIGAPSESDVLLASTASATILCFNVTAAPPVKKAGEQKGVDVKTFRIIYELIDEVDRLLKGEVEPVYEEQYLGKAEVRMIISHPKFGTIAGSYVQDGKLKRNAKVVVKRKGKEVYSGTIIGLKRFKDDVREVLTGFECGINVDWNEIQEGDIIEASEMVEVTPS; this is encoded by the coding sequence ATGTCCAAAGTACGCATCTACACCCTAGCCAAAGAATTAGGCCTCGACAACCAGAAAATGCTCGATGTGCTGAATGACCTCGGTGTGAACTACAAATCCGCGAGCAGCACCATCGATGACGACATTGTGGAACTGATCCGGGCCATGGTGGCCGAGGAACAGGCCCCCAAACAGCCCACCAAAAAAGAAGATGCTGCAAAAGCTGAAGACGATGGCGGCATCCCCCTGCGTGCCCCTGTGGTCACCATCATGGGTCACGTCGATCACGGGAAAACCAGCCTGCTGGACTACATCCGCAAGACCAAAGTGGCTGCGAAGGAAGCCGGGGGCATCACCCAGCACGTTGGTGCCTTCGAGGCCAAAACCAGCCGTGGCAAGATTGTCTTCATTGACACCCCCGGACACGAGGCTTTCACCAGCATCCGTGCCCGTGGAGCCAAGGTGGCCGACATCGCCATCATCGTGGTTGCGGCAGATGACTCCATCATGCCCCAGACCCGTGAAGCGGTGGCTCACGCCAAAGCCGCCAACATCCCCCTGATTGTGGCCATCAACAAGATGGACCTGCCCGGCGCAGACCCCCAGAAGGTCAAAAACGACCTGATGGCTCTGGGTCTGGTGCCTGAAGAGTTCGGTGGTCAGACCATCACCGCCGAGATCAGTGCCAAAACAGGTGCAGGTGTTGAGGAACTCCTCGAATACATCTCCCTGATTGCCGAACTTGAAGAGTTCCGTGCTGACCCCAACGGCGAATTCAAAGGCGTCGTGGTGGAAGCCAAGGTGGACAAGCAGGCCGGTGTGCTGACCAACATCATGGTTCAGGAAGGTCAGCTGAATGTCTCTGACTTCCTGGTGGTGGGTGAAAACTACGGCAAAGTGAAAGCCATGGTGGACTCCTACGGTGAGCGCATCAAGAAAGCCGGACCCAGCACCCCCGTGCAGATCCTTGGCTTCTCTGAAGTGCCCCAGAGCGGTGAAATGGTGGTCTCTGCCAAGAACGAACACGAGGCCCGTGAAATCGTGGCGAAACGGGTCAGTGAGCGCCGGGAGGCTGAAGAAGCCGCTTCCACCCGACGCAAGTTCTCCCTGAATGATGTGTTTGGTGCCCTTGAGGGTGAAACCCGCGAGGTCAACCTGATCCTGCGTGCCGACACCCAGGGCTCCCTGGAAGCCATTCAGGGCATCCTGGCCCGCAAGAAGACCGATGACCTCAACATCAATGTGATGCTGGCCGGAATCGGTGCGCCCAGCGAGTCGGATGTGCTCCTGGCCTCCACCGCCAGCGCAACCATCCTGTGTTTCAACGTGACCGCTGCCCCTCCCGTGAAGAAAGCTGGAGAGCAGAAGGGCGTGGATGTGAAGACCTTCCGCATCATCTACGAACTCATCGATGAAGTGGACCGTCTGCTCAAGGGCGAAGTCGAGCCTGTCTACGAGGAGCAATACCTCGGCAAAGCCGAAGTGCGCATGATCATCTCTCACCCCAAATTCGGCACCATTGCTGGCTCTTATGTGCAGGATGGCAAACTGAAGCGAAACGCCAAAGTGGTTGTGAAGCGCAAGGGCAAAGAGGTGTACTCTGGCACCATCATCGGCCTGAAACGCTTCAAGGATGACGTCCGTGAAGTGCTGACCGGCTTTGAATGCGGAATCAACGTGGACTGGAATGAAATCCAGGAAGGTGACATCATCGAGGCCAGTGAAATGGTCGAGGTGACTCCTTCTTAA